A single Leptolyngbya ohadii IS1 DNA region contains:
- a CDS encoding aspartyl/asparaginyl beta-hydroxylase domain-containing protein, with product MKGSGRPNVKKLESISPNNLDLVKKIESLVPQYSLVGESVFFSKELFPWAEQLEANWQVIRQELDQVLPYADSLPNFQDISPRQTRISPDNLWKTYFFFAFGYRSQKNCDRCPETARILQQIPGLKVAFFSILAPGKHIPEHRGKHKGIIRCHLALKVPEPKENCYIRVADQIAYWQEGKTLFFDDTYPHEVWNDTNDYRVVLFLDIARPLRFPLSLVNWLVNKLIGFSPIIQVAKGNHQNWEEQFEAMMR from the coding sequence ATGAAAGGCTCCGGTAGACCCAACGTCAAGAAGCTAGAAAGTATTAGCCCCAATAATCTCGATCTGGTCAAGAAAATAGAGAGCCTGGTGCCGCAGTACTCTCTTGTTGGGGAGTCAGTATTTTTTTCAAAAGAGCTGTTTCCCTGGGCAGAGCAATTAGAGGCAAACTGGCAGGTGATCCGACAGGAGCTGGATCAAGTGCTGCCCTATGCGGATTCGCTGCCTAATTTTCAGGATATTTCTCCTCGCCAAACCCGCATTTCGCCAGACAATCTCTGGAAAACCTACTTCTTTTTTGCCTTTGGCTACCGCTCCCAAAAGAATTGCGATCGCTGTCCAGAAACCGCTCGAATCTTACAGCAAATTCCCGGTCTAAAGGTTGCTTTCTTTTCCATTCTGGCTCCGGGTAAGCATATTCCTGAGCATCGGGGCAAACATAAGGGCATTATTCGCTGTCATTTAGCCCTCAAAGTGCCAGAACCAAAGGAAAACTGCTACATTCGCGTTGCCGATCAGATTGCCTACTGGCAGGAAGGCAAAACTCTATTTTTTGATGACACCTATCCCCACGAAGTCTGGAACGATACGAACGATTACCGAGTTGTGCTATTTCTCGACATTGCGCGTCCGCTGCGCTTTCCCCTGTCGCTCGTCAACTGGCTGGTGAATAAATTAATTGGGTTTTCTCCGATTATTCAGGTCGCCAAGGGCAATCATCAAAACTGGGAAGAACAGTTTGAAGCAATGATGCGATAG
- a CDS encoding MFS transporter produces the protein MAQFKSAKRFHQLLVLLLAGCLTTMTGSVIFPVLPEMVQQLELDPQWVGTIASIHALTSALCTPILGAAADRVGKRKVMIPCLVLYAVFGVLTPFLTAPPLLLASRGLLGVVSGGIAAATIGILGGMYEGESRSRILGYATSAMTTAAIIFPLLGGWIGGIQWQFAFYLYGLGIPLAVLAAWVLKENVSQGTSAVKIDHNEQLLQQLRQPSIVTLYLFIWAAGMIMYTVVVYTPLYLKQAIGATPEINGIVLAVRLIGAALISAFGASRISQRIGQGRAVAFGFSLMAIAIVTIPFLTELYLIIPTAMLFGAGFGIITPNLYDALAHLSPLEVRTTVLAIGTGFNSLGQFISPVILGPIWKYAGLPPVFYAAGALAAIASGLSLTVIGHLNSKGAR, from the coding sequence GTGGCTCAATTTAAATCTGCAAAGCGATTTCACCAATTGCTGGTTTTATTGCTAGCAGGATGTTTGACCACGATGACCGGAAGCGTCATCTTCCCGGTGTTGCCAGAGATGGTGCAGCAGCTTGAACTTGATCCGCAGTGGGTTGGGACGATCGCCAGTATTCATGCCTTAACCTCTGCTCTGTGTACACCCATTCTGGGAGCCGCAGCCGATCGGGTTGGCAAGCGGAAAGTAATGATTCCCTGCCTGGTTCTGTATGCCGTTTTTGGCGTATTAACTCCATTTTTGACAGCCCCACCTCTGCTTTTGGCAAGCCGGGGATTGTTGGGAGTGGTGAGCGGGGGAATTGCTGCCGCCACGATCGGTATTTTGGGCGGTATGTACGAAGGAGAATCCCGATCGCGGATATTGGGCTACGCCACCAGCGCGATGACGACTGCTGCAATTATCTTTCCTCTGCTGGGCGGTTGGATTGGTGGTATTCAGTGGCAGTTTGCCTTTTATCTCTATGGGCTGGGCATCCCCCTCGCTGTCCTTGCGGCATGGGTACTGAAGGAAAATGTCTCTCAGGGGACATCGGCGGTAAAGATAGACCACAACGAACAGCTTCTTCAGCAGCTTCGGCAACCCAGCATTGTGACGCTGTACCTGTTTATCTGGGCAGCCGGAATGATTATGTACACGGTCGTCGTTTACACGCCGCTTTACCTGAAGCAGGCGATCGGGGCAACGCCTGAAATTAACGGCATTGTGTTAGCAGTTCGTTTAATTGGAGCCGCCCTTATTTCTGCGTTTGGGGCAAGTCGGATCAGTCAACGAATTGGGCAGGGACGAGCCGTTGCCTTTGGCTTTAGCTTGATGGCAATTGCGATCGTCACCATTCCTTTTTTGACTGAGCTGTATCTGATCATCCCGACGGCAATGCTATTTGGGGCGGGTTTTGGCATTATTACGCCTAACTTGTATGATGCGCTGGCACACCTGTCCCCCCTGGAAGTGAGAACGACGGTTTTGGCGATCGGGACAGGATTTAACTCCCTGGGACAGTTTATTTCCCCGGTCATCCTGGGGCCGATCTGGAAATATGCAGGTTTACCGCCCGTGTTTTATGCGGCTGGGGCACTGGCAGCGATCGCCAGCGGTTTGAGCCTGACAGTTATAGGTCATCTCAATTCCAAGGGGGCGCGTTAG
- a CDS encoding pentapeptide repeat-containing protein: protein MRVFQFLLGLVVFCVVSLTALPLPVFAASSAAIRAFDDVQATTKDYSGQDLVRAEFANVRLENANFSGADLRGAVFNGSVLKNANLHSIDFSDGIAYLSDLSGVDLTDAVLTSAMMLKSSFKGAKVDGADFSFALLDRDQILELCKTANGVNPVTGADTRESLGCQ, encoded by the coding sequence ATGCGGGTATTTCAGTTTCTCCTGGGGTTAGTCGTCTTCTGCGTTGTTTCGCTGACAGCTCTACCGCTTCCAGTCTTTGCAGCCAGTTCTGCCGCGATTCGTGCGTTTGACGACGTTCAGGCAACGACAAAAGACTATTCTGGACAGGATTTGGTCAGAGCAGAATTTGCTAACGTCAGACTCGAAAACGCCAATTTTAGTGGGGCAGACCTGCGAGGCGCGGTTTTCAATGGTTCTGTTCTCAAAAATGCCAATCTTCACAGCATTGATTTTAGTGACGGGATTGCTTACCTCAGCGATCTGTCCGGCGTTGACCTGACCGATGCAGTTTTAACTTCCGCAATGATGCTGAAGTCAAGCTTCAAAGGTGCGAAAGTAGACGGAGCAGATTTCAGTTTTGCCCTGCTCGATCGCGATCAAATTCTCGAACTGTGTAAAACGGCAAATGGTGTAAATCCAGTGACAGGTGCAGACACACGGGAATCGTTAGGCTGTCAGTAG
- the psbA gene encoding photosystem II q(b) protein, with the protein MTTTLQRRESANLWEQFCNWITSTDNRLYIGWFGVLMIPTLLAAATCYIIAFIAAPPVDIDGIREPVAGSLIYGNNIITGAVVPSSNAIGLHFYPIWEAASLDEWLYNGGPYQLVVFHFLIGVFCYMGREWELSYRLGMRPWICVAYSAPVAAATAVFLIYPIGQGSFSDGMPLGISGTFNFMFVFQAEHNILMHPFHMLGVAGVFGGSLFSAMHGSLVTSSLVRETTETESQNYGYKFGQEEETYNIVAAHGYFGRLIFQYASFNNSRALHFFLGAWPVIGIWFTALGISTMAFNLNGFNFNQSILDSQGRVVNTWADVLNRANLGMEVMHERNAHNFPLDLAAGEAAPVALTAPAVNG; encoded by the coding sequence ATGACGACTACTCTTCAGCGTCGCGAATCCGCGAACCTGTGGGAGCAGTTCTGCAACTGGATCACCTCCACCGACAACCGCCTCTACATCGGCTGGTTCGGCGTTCTGATGATCCCCACCCTGCTGGCTGCTGCTACTTGCTACATCATCGCTTTCATCGCTGCTCCTCCCGTGGACATCGATGGTATCCGTGAACCCGTCGCTGGTTCTCTGATCTACGGCAACAACATCATTACCGGTGCTGTCGTTCCTTCCTCGAACGCGATCGGTCTGCACTTCTACCCCATCTGGGAAGCGGCTTCTCTCGACGAGTGGCTGTACAACGGTGGTCCCTACCAACTGGTGGTGTTCCACTTCCTGATCGGCGTGTTCTGCTACATGGGTCGTGAGTGGGAACTGTCGTACCGTCTGGGTATGCGCCCCTGGATCTGTGTGGCTTACTCCGCTCCTGTGGCTGCTGCAACGGCTGTGTTCCTGATCTACCCGATCGGACAGGGTTCGTTCTCGGATGGGATGCCCCTGGGTATCTCTGGCACGTTCAACTTCATGTTCGTGTTCCAGGCAGAGCACAACATCCTGATGCACCCCTTCCACATGCTGGGTGTGGCGGGTGTGTTCGGTGGCTCTCTGTTCTCTGCAATGCACGGTTCCTTGGTGACGTCTTCGCTGGTGCGTGAGACGACCGAGACCGAGTCGCAGAACTACGGCTACAAGTTCGGACAAGAAGAAGAGACCTACAACATCGTGGCAGCCCACGGCTACTTCGGTCGTCTCATCTTCCAATATGCTTCGTTCAACAACTCTCGTGCACTGCACTTCTTCCTGGGTGCATGGCCTGTAATCGGGATTTGGTTCACGGCGCTGGGCATCAGCACGATGGCGTTCAACCTGAACGGGTTCAACTTCAACCAGAGCATCCTGGATTCTCAGGGTCGTGTAGTGAACACCTGGGCAGACGTACTGAACCGTGCGAACCTGGGTATGGAAGTGATGCACGAGCGCAATGCTCACAACTTCCCGCTTGACCTGGCTGCTGGCGAAGCTGCTCCTGTGGCGCTGACCGCTCCTGCCGTCAACGGCTAA